Genomic DNA from Bacteroidia bacterium:
TGCTTAGTGCCCTCTTCATACAAACCTATTAAGTTTCCTTCTTGCCATAGTCCTGTTTTTTGACCTTTTTTAAACTCACCTTTGGCTATAATTTTTCCGATACTATCTTTGTATATCCATAAACCTTCTTTTTCATCATCTACATATCTGCCTGATGCATTGCCCTCTTGCCATATTCCTTGCCTTTTGCCATTTATATACTCCCCTTGTTCTACGAAGTTTTCTAGCCAAAAGCCAACTTTCTCTCCTTTCTCATACCTACCGCGGGATTTAGTTAAGCCATTTTCATCAAATTCTACCCAGATACTATCTTCTTTTCCATCTACATACTTACCAATAGCGCTAAGCATGCCATTTTTGTGATAGTATCGCCATATTCCTGTTTCTGAACCTTGTAAATTAAAATATCCCGAAGACTTGACCTTTTTGAAGTTCTCATCCCAAAAAGCACTGTATTTGCCTACGGGAATATGTTCATTTGTTTTAGGATTTACGATACACTCAAACTGTGCAATAAGATTTTCTGTTTTGACCTGACAAATTTCTACTTTGGACTCATACATTACTTTACCTTGCTTGTACGCTGCTACCATGTCTCGTAGTCCGTTGGGCTGAAAGGATAGCCATCTTCCATCTTTTTGACCTGCATAATAAAATCCCTCTGTCTTGAGCTGTTTATTAGGATGATAAGCTAAATATTCCCCGTGCAAAAGCCCTCCTAAATAATTTTCTTGTGATTCTAAATTTCCATTTTCATAAAAGTATTCCCAAAGCCCTGTTTTTTGGTCATAGTAGTAATTTCCTGTAACGGCAACATTACCATTAGGATAAAAACGTTGAAACTGCCCATGCATTTTGTCTTCGCTGAAAGTAATAACTTCATGAATTTTACCATCTGGGTAGTAGAACTTGAATATTCCATCTTTTTTGCCGTACTTGTAGTTACCCTCTTCTTTCAAAATTCCATTTTCATCATATTCTTTAGAGTAGCCGTGTTTTAGGTTGTTCTGATAAAAAGTCTCGTACTTTGGACGATTTTCTGCATAATATTCTACCCAAAGAGAATCTTTTTGTCCGTACACGTATTTACCACTGACTAATAGATAACTTCCTGTGCTGTCCCATCGTTTGTATATGCCATGATACAGTGGCTTTTTGTACTCATCTTTAATGTATTGGTACTGTAATATGATTTTTTTATCCTTATTTTTTTCAGTGTATGTTTCTAGGTACAGTTTAGGGGACTTTTCTGATTTTTGGGCTATACTTAAAGAGCAGAATACTACACAAAGTAATGTTACTTTGAAGACGTATTTCATAGTGCATTTAAGTAAAAATAAGCGTTTAGCGGTTTGCAACGGAACTCAATGCGGCGCTATCCGATTCTATGCTACCATCTTTTAAGCGAATAATACGTCGGGCGTACCTGGCAATATCTTCCTCATGTGTAACTAAAATAATGGTATTACCTTCTTGGTGCAGTTGATTAAAAAGGTTCATAATTTCATGTGAGGTTTTGCTGTCTAAATTACCCGTAGGTTCATCAGCAAGGATAATGGAGGGGTGATTAACCAAAGCGCGTGCGATAGCCACTCTTTGCCGCTGCCCGCCTGAAAGTTCATTCGGTTTGTGGTGAACTCTATCGCCTAAACCTACACTTTCTAAAACCGTTTTAGCTCGTTTCAAGCGTTCAGACTTTGAAACACCTGCATATACTAATGGCATAGCAACATTTTCCAAAGCTGTAGCTCGGGGCAGTAGGTTAAAAGTCTGAAACACAAAACCAATTTTTTTATTTCTTACAGCGGCTAACTCTTTGTCTTTCATATTACTTACATCTATACCGTCTAAAAAATACTTACCTGAATTTGGGGTATCTAAACAGCCTAAAATGTTCATTAAAGTAGACTTTCCTGAACCTGATGCGCCCATAAAAGCCACATATTCGTTTTTGTATATAGATAAACTTATGTTACGCAAAGCATGAATAATTTCGCTGCCCATTACATACCTGCGGCAAATTTGCTCTAAACGTATGATTTCTACTGACTGCAACATGTCTTTATTGTATGATTATTTTTGCGTCAAATTAAGGTAGATGGTTACGGAACGTTGTTTTTCTGCAAATTCGTAGTTAGGATCTTTAACAGCAGGTAATTCAATCATAATTTCGTCAGCTTTGGTAAGGTCAAAACTTTTTTCTTGAAGGACTTTATCTATCAACATGCGAGTAGTAAAAGAAATTTGGTTGTTTTGAATAGGTATCTGATGTATTTTTTCAGGACTGCTTTTGTATTTAGTGATAATCATGTAAATATCTGCTGTGCCCGAAAGTAAGTTAGCAGGTGCGTTTTTTCCTTTGACAGTTATAGTAACAATCTTATCTACATTTTCTGGAGTGATAATAGGAGGTAGGTCATCATTATACTTGCCTAAGTTAGATTTTCCTATCTTAATGTGTGTAAAAAGATTTGTTTTTTGTGGCTTGGACTGACTGTACAGAATTTGAGAGAACAGAAGTGTAAGCACCAAAGTAAAAACAGTTTGAGATATTTTCATAACACAAAGGTATAAAAATTTATTGATTAAATATTGGTACGGATAGCTTCCACAGGGTCAAGTCGGCTGGCTTGTAAAGCAGGTAAAAAACCTGAAAGCAGACCTATAATAATAGACAAAACCAAGCCTCTGATAATGTCTGTGGGCGATACTACAATTTTGAAGTTAGAAATGGGATGAATGTATGTAAAAAACAGCACTAGGATTAGTAAAGTTAATAGACCAATTACTGCGCCTATCATGCACAAAAAAACAGCTTCTATCAAGAATTGAGCTAAAATAAAAATTTTTGTAGCACCTAAGGACTTTTGAATGCCTATTTCACGAGTGCGCTCTTTTACAGATACGTACATAATGTTAGCAATGCTAAACCCACCTACAACAATGGAAAACATTCCAATAATAGCGCCTATGGCTGCAATACCTGCAAATAGGTCGTTTAAGCTTTTTGTTAGCGCTTCTTGTTTGTTGATAGTAAAATTTTCTTCCATGTAAGGTTTTAATCCGCGGGCTGCTCGGAGTATTCCTGTGGCTTCATAAAATACGCGTTCTACATTATCGTAACTATCTGCTCGCACAGTGATAACTGGGTCAACTCTATTAGAAGAAGCATTCCATATTGTATTAAAGACCATTTGTGGGATAATTACCACATTATCATTGCTATTGCCAAACAAACCTGCACCTTCCTTTCTAATGATACCCACAACGGTTAATTTTTTACCTTTGTACATAATTTGCTGATATAAG
This window encodes:
- a CDS encoding ABC transporter permease, encoding MNFFQFWLESIIFAIKAIRSHKLRTFLTTLGIAIGIFAITAVYTMVYSLKYNVNKSVSSLGNEVMYIHKWPWIDNSNSWWKYINRPKVSLRDYQALKQKLKHTDGIALEYTVNNEIVKREGYSVENITLKGVTEDYYKIKDFKFAAGRYFSELELKTAKPVCIIGYDVALGLFPNGNALYQQIMYKGKKLTVVGIIRKEGAGLFGNSNDNVVIIPQMVFNTIWNASSNRVDPVITVRADSYDNVERVFYEATGILRAARGLKPYMEENFTINKQEALTKSLNDLFAGIAAIGAIIGMFSIVVGGFSIANIMYVSVKERTREIGIQKSLGATKIFILAQFLIEAVFLCMIGAVIGLLTLLILVLFFTYIHPISNFKIVVSPTDIIRGLVLSIIIGLLSGFLPALQASRLDPVEAIRTNI
- a CDS encoding ABC transporter ATP-binding protein → MIRLEQICRRYVMGSEIIHALRNISLSIYKNEYVAFMGASGSGKSTLMNILGCLDTPNSGKYFLDGIDVSNMKDKELAAVRNKKIGFVFQTFNLLPRATALENVAMPLVYAGVSKSERLKRAKTVLESVGLGDRVHHKPNELSGGQRQRVAIARALVNHPSIILADEPTGNLDSKTSHEIMNLFNQLHQEGNTIILVTHEEDIARYARRIIRLKDGSIESDSAALSSVANR